ACCACGGTAACCGCAATTTTGAGGCAGTACCCTTGCGCTCGGTAACACCTACTTTTGAGGCAACACGGCGCAGGTGCCCCCGGCTCCGGGCGACGCCGACGCGCACGGGAAGCCCCCGGGCCATGACGGCGCGGCGTCCGACAGGGAAGGCGTCCGGGTGTGACGAAGAGTGGCGACGTCGACCGCTCAGGAGCGATGGCGTCCGTCCCCGTTGCCCGCACGTCCGACTTGCAGCCCGGTGAGGGCCGGGTGGTGGAGGCCGCGGGTCAGGCCGTAGCGCTCTTCCGGACCGCGGAGGGGTGGTACGCCATCGACAACACCTGTCCCCACCGCGGCTGCCCGCTCGGCGACGGGGCGCTGGAGGGGTTCACCGTCACCTGCCCCTGCCACGGCAGCCAGTTCGACATCCGCACCGGCGCCGTGCTGATGCCTCCCGCCCTCACCGGGGTGCGCGCCTACCCCGTCCAGGTGCAGGGCGACGAGGTCCGCGTGGTGG
The DNA window shown above is from Armatimonadota bacterium and carries:
- a CDS encoding non-heme iron oxygenase ferredoxin subunit codes for the protein MTKSGDVDRSGAMASVPVARTSDLQPGEGRVVEAAGQAVALFRTAEGWYAIDNTCPHRGCPLGDGALEGFTVTCPCHGSQFDIRTGAVLMPPALTGVRAYPVQVQGDEVRVVVD